In the Maridesulfovibrio bastinii DSM 16055 genome, one interval contains:
- a CDS encoding tetratricopeptide repeat protein has product MSVSKNINNQHEVYRCSAFCCTGIFILAFTAALLFMGSGVAKAGQQTDDSRWQQMRSQAVSLAGQGEKNMISGNLYEAYCDYKKAYGLFENIATDYPDKPKSKNDISAINDRFGDLFIRMGRKDKALGCYLKSLKVVESVSDTNKAVDKAANLAISYLKLGDTYTIMGMFDDAASSYRQLLAFLRDQPETDQPALKNIYTPVINFRMSRMYALMGNRVKAEEAEKKGSAERKSYAKRFSDKGFYLYSLVGTYCNLAEQYSHVGLVAEAVATYIQALDIGQRLVDKYPDNDDYLRKLAAINTALGDLFYQVHEPDKALAVCTYELKNYKKLAELNGSDKNDLLNISVSYYRLGSIYSVLKKNDDSLAAYENSLEIRSKLLDADKNNEKLIWGVSDCLEALGALYAQTGKSSKALETYRKVLDVLRPLLNGNTSVKAQRDVMVTYSKMGDVLKVGGEISKAMTNYKKALNIAEMRVKNNPLDGSARVDLAQIKKQLNGF; this is encoded by the coding sequence TTGTCTGTCTCAAAAAATATCAATAATCAGCATGAAGTATACAGATGTTCAGCTTTCTGCTGTACCGGAATATTTATTTTGGCATTTACTGCGGCCTTGCTTTTTATGGGAAGCGGAGTGGCCAAGGCCGGACAGCAGACAGATGACAGCCGCTGGCAGCAGATGAGGAGTCAGGCTGTCAGTCTTGCTGGTCAGGGTGAAAAAAATATGATTTCCGGTAATCTTTACGAGGCTTACTGCGATTATAAAAAAGCATACGGATTGTTTGAAAATATTGCGACAGACTATCCTGATAAACCTAAATCTAAAAACGATATTTCTGCTATAAATGATCGTTTTGGTGATCTTTTTATCCGTATGGGGCGTAAGGATAAAGCTCTTGGCTGTTATCTGAAAAGCCTGAAGGTTGTCGAGAGTGTCTCCGACACCAACAAAGCTGTTGATAAGGCAGCCAATCTGGCTATCAGCTACCTTAAGCTTGGCGATACATATACCATTATGGGTATGTTTGACGATGCTGCTTCTTCTTACAGACAGTTACTGGCTTTTCTGCGGGACCAGCCGGAAACTGACCAGCCTGCCTTAAAAAATATTTATACACCGGTAATAAATTTCAGAATGTCTCGTATGTATGCTCTCATGGGCAACAGAGTAAAAGCAGAAGAGGCGGAAAAGAAAGGCTCAGCTGAAAGAAAAAGCTACGCCAAAAGATTTTCCGATAAAGGCTTTTATCTTTATAGTCTGGTCGGAACATATTGTAATCTTGCAGAGCAATACAGCCATGTAGGACTGGTTGCTGAAGCTGTTGCAACTTATATACAGGCCTTGGATATCGGGCAGAGGCTGGTTGATAAATATCCTGATAATGATGATTACCTGCGAAAACTTGCTGCCATTAATACTGCTCTGGGCGATCTGTTTTATCAGGTGCATGAACCGGATAAAGCTCTTGCAGTATGCACTTATGAATTAAAAAATTATAAGAAACTTGCTGAACTTAACGGCAGTGATAAAAATGATCTTTTGAATATTTCCGTAAGTTATTATCGGTTGGGGTCAATATACAGCGTCTTGAAAAAAAATGATGACAGTCTGGCTGCCTATGAAAATTCATTGGAAATCAGAAGTAAACTGCTGGATGCTGATAAAAATAATGAAAAATTGATCTGGGGTGTTTCAGATTGCTTAGAGGCTTTGGGTGCATTGTATGCACAGACAGGAAAAAGCTCCAAGGCTTTGGAAACATACCGTAAAGTCCTTGATGTGCTGAGACCATTACTTAACGGAAATACATCAGTCAAAGCTCAGCGGGATGTAATGGTAACTTACAGCAAAATGGGCGATGTCTTAAAGGTTGGTGGAGAAATTTCGAAAGCTATGACTAATTATAAAAAAGCCCTGAATATTGCAGAAATGAGGGTTAAAAATAATCCTCTGGACGGTTCGGCAAGAGTCGATCTGGCTCAGATTAAAAAACAGCTGAATGGTTTTTAA